In Antedon mediterranea chromosome 10, ecAntMedi1.1, whole genome shotgun sequence, one genomic interval encodes:
- the LOC140060507 gene encoding nuclear exosome regulator NRDE2-like isoform X2 — protein MFPSAINIQTINKVGLDEKESGKDEESSSWLVNESFPATSKDEESCEVYQSLGKSQSGAVQIPTTKRKKYKHHDERAIKQRKDSRHSQKNDRLRDGKKGHKKKKKHKLGSDEDYRKRERDGTRDDRQKSRSKHPVSHATSEKSTSSKYKDESSFSAMGCKCVWIEDLGPKALDACCIDTKADKNNLCFESVHFSDAAFYKRLESSCLGLDHKQEINWYSHKQSKKSKKQKIDDDRYYSKKSMKVLTNEEDLVDFSGIGRNKKCLIENEKLSTDTFIPLENNADVENSESEIGFNRDEVDPLNIHDKATQYYLFGQTPHAVNDSKEDNKEPMRFDSWEGLITKQTEEYNKKLRENPNDVKLWMQFVKFQDEIALRGHSIYFSGETDDKRRKLSRLVLEKKIAILERAIVTNTSSLELKLEHVELCMEIWNSKELKEHWDKMIFQHPNDPLLWNAYLMFVQSQFSTFTFNKVLSVYGKCIGKLATIMEGQMSTHKPLPNTDLHLLGIFCQLCEVIRQSGYTEKAVCCYQAMIEFNLFGSHKLDATTPHNEQSAFLEIFWDSEEPKFGEKGANGWNSWMKMKQKGGWKQLPSSTVSEVDEEIENDKIPESCVDTWQSWVYLETAREQRHFLPWKPDPDKDVTEDDCEDPERMVVFDDVSAFLFKIKSEELQYKLLLNFLRFLGVTVPTFGSSNDYEVCRHSMYALQHTDQIFFKSNYSLTDPINYDYKQLSVGVTSNCSQLGVGTTSESSQLTPPRIIGSFKQFVRNVLAQSLQLFTSNKRTTLLLIWIKFEYEQFDNGSINDDKSKKKAFKQHCKDVRKFAKCILKEEVNRNNLLLWEVYAKLEWKLGNVEEARRVIGTALGMSGQVMSGQEVRNSIPSLVASYTYLELDLDANVRSFITNKKEKMNNDGIDRLLKVLTWLGQGSEVFSNPESDETSALDILKARRGFQTNLDAKMETYKSALLSSEESDDLEYFLEYVCCYAWFQYITVGLQAATVVFEESLSFLKTHSAKKREFNDTYIDSFTTTLQKHYEDIFLNYIKLVIYHILRNPTPLTMIRSILQRALLAFPRSAVFLQLFISLEMKSLIIGRVRRYFDGSLQSSVSPVVWLYSIQAEMTRDDMLAKSRQELDTAISDINTGITHRIRSLFMKAVSDQATRHSVLIWRMFIQFEACRGDMKKAKSLFFRAIQCCPWAKVLYLDAVRYFPDELQNILDILMEKDLHIRVPIEEVELLMKVESSNK, from the exons AAAGTTCAAGTTGGCTGGTAAATGAAAGTTTTCCCGCCACTTCCAAGGACGAGGAATCATGCGAAGTTTACCAGTCATTAGGAAAGAGTCAGTCAGGCGCGGTGCAGATACCTACAACAAAGAGGAAGAAGTATAAGCATCATGATGAAAGAGCAATCAAACAAAGGAAGGATTCGCGACATTCACAGAAAAATGATCGATTGAGAGATGGTAAAAAAGGAcataagaaaaagaagaaacataAACTTGGTAGTGATGAAGATTACAGGAAAAGAGAAAGAGATGGTACAAGGGATGATAGACAGAAGAGTAGATCTAAACATCCAGTCAGTCATGCAACTTCTGAAAAATCAACTTCAAGTAAATATAAAGATGAGTCAAG TTTCTCAGCGATGGGATGTAAATGTGTGTGGATTGAAGATCTTGGGCCTAAGGCTTTGGACGCATGTTGCATAGACACAAAAGCCGATAAGAACAATCTATGTTTTGAATCTGTACATTTTTCCGACGCAGCATTTTATAAAAGACTGGAATCGTCGTGCCTCGGACTTGACCATAAGCAAGAAATAAATTGGTATAGTCACAAACAATCGAAAAAAAGTAAGAAGCAGAAGATTGATGATGACCGATACTATTCCAAGAAATCTATGAAAGTCTTGACGAATGAAGAGGATTTAGTTGATTTTTCGGGAATTGGTCGcaataaaaaatgtttgatcGAAAACGAGAAACTGTCTACTGATACTTTTATTCCTTTAGAAAATAATGCTGATGTTGAGAACTCTGAATCTGAAATAGGTTTTAATCGCGATGAAGTTGACCCGTTGAATATTCACGATAAAGCTACTCAGTATTACCTCTTCGGTCAAACTCCGCATGCTGTCAACGATTCAAAGGAAGACAATAAAGAACCCATGAGATTTGATTCATGGGAAGGACTGATCACAAAACAGACAGAAGAATACAACAAGAAATTACGAGAAAATCCAAACGATGTTAAACTTTGGATGCAGTTTGTTAAGTTTCAGGATGAAATTGCATTGCGTGGacatagtatttattttagcGGGGAAACAGACGATAAACGCCGAAAATTAAGTAGACTTGTTCTGGAGAAGAAGATTGCGATTTTAGAACGAGCAATTGTGACAAACACGTCATCTTTAGAATTAAAATTAGAGCATGTTGAACTCTGTATGGAAATATGGAATAGTAAAGAATTAAAGGAACATTGGGACAAAATGATTTTTCAGCACCCAAATGATCCATTGTTATGGAATGCTTACTTGATGTTTGTTCAGTCACAATTTTCCACGTTCACCTTTAATAAGGTGTTATCTGTTTATGGAAAATGTATTGGAAAGTTGGCTACAATAATGGAAGGTCAGATGTCCACTCACAAACCTTTACCCAACACTGATCTACATTTATTAG gtATATTCTGTCAGTTATGTGAGGTTATTCGTCAGAGTGGCTATACTGAAAAGGCTGTATGCTGTTACCAAGCTATGATAGAGTTTAATCTATTTGGATCCCACAAACTTGATGCAACAACACCGCATAATGAACAA AGTGCATTTCTGGAGATATTTTGGGACAGTGAAGAACCAAAATTCGGTGAGAAAGGTGCTAATGGCTGGAACTCATGGATGAAAATGAAGCAAAAAGGAGGATGGAAGCAATTGCCATCTTCCACTG TAAGTGAAGTTGATGAAGAAATAGAGAATGACAAGATTCCAGAATCATGTGTTGATACTTGGCAAAGCTGGGTTTATCTGGAGACCGCTAGAGAGCAAAGACATTTTCTACCATGGAAACCTGATCCAGATAAAGATGTAACAGAAGATGATTGCGAAGATCCAGAGAGAATGGTAGTCTTTGATGATGTCAGTGCATTTCTCTTCAAGATAAAGTCAGAAGAACTGCAGTATAAACTTCTCTTGAACTTTTTACGCTTCCTTGGGGTAACGGTCCCAACATTTGGATCGTCCAATGATTATGAAGTTTGTAGACACTCTATGTATGCGTTACAGCATACTGACCAAATATTTTTTAAGTCTAACTATTCCTTAACAGACCCAATAAACTATGACTATAAACAGTTATCGGTAGGAGTCACCAGCAACTGTTCTCAACTGGGTGTTGGAACGACATCTGAATCAAGCCAGCTTACACCACCTAGAATAATTGgttcatttaaacaatttgtcAGAAATGTCTTGGCTCAATCTTTACAACTTTTCACTTCCAACAAACGGACTACTCTGCTACTTATTTGGATCAAATTTGAATACGAGCAGTTTGACAATGGTAGCATAAATGATGACAAATCAAAGAAGAAAGCTTTTAAACAGCATTGTAAGGATGTCAGAAAGTTTGCCAAGTGTATTCTGAAGGAGGAGGTCAACAGGAATAACCTTTTACTCTGGGAAGTTTATGCCAAACTTGAGTGGAAGCTTGGAAATGTGGAAGAAGCTCGACGAGTTATAGGAACTGCTCTTGGTATGAGTGGGCAGGTGATGTCTGGTCAAGAAGTCAGGAACTCTATACCAAGCTTAGTCGCATCTTATACATACTTAGAACTGGACTTAGATGCTAATGTAAGATCATTCATTACCAACAAGAAAGAAAAGATGAATAATGATGGAATTGATCGACTTCTTAAGGTATTGACATGGCTAGGTCAAGGTTCAGAAGTATTTTCAAACCCAGAATCTGATGAAACATCTGCTCTTGACATTTTGAAAGCAAGACGAggatttcaaacaaatttggATGCTAAAATGGAAACGTACAAGAGTGCTTTGCTTTCCTCAGAGGAATCAGACGATTTAGAATACTTTCTTGAGTATGTGTGTTGTTATGCATGGTTCCAGTACATTACTGTTGGATTACAAGCAGCTACTGTTGTCTTTGAAGAAAGCCTTTCTTTTCTAAAGACTCATTCTGCCAAGAAAAGAGAATTTAACGACACTTATATTGATTCTTTCACCACAACCCTACAAAAACATTATGAGGATATATTTCTAAATTATATCAAACTTGTGATTTATCACATACTAAGAAACCCAACCCCATTGACAATGATTCGCAGTATCCTACAGAGGGCGCTTTTGGCTTTTCCTCGCAGTGCTGTATTCTTACAGCTGTTCATTTCGCTTGAGATGAAGTCATTGATTATCGGTAGAGTGCGAAGGTATTTTGATGGGAGTCTACAATCATCCGTTTCACCAGTGGTATGGCTTTATAGCATACAAGCTGAGATGACAAGAGACGACATGTTGGCTAAGTCAAGACAGGAGCTTGATACTGCAATATCAG ACATCAACACTGGAATAACACATAGAATACGTTCTTTATTCATGAAGGCTGTTTCTGATCAGGCTACCAGACATAGTGTACTCATATGGAGAATGTTTATACAGTTTGAG GCTTGTCGTGGGGACATGAAGAAGGCCAAGTCATTATTCTTTCGGGCTATACAGTGTTGTCCCTGGGCTAAG GTTCTGTATCTAGATGCTGTTCGATACTTTCCAGATGAACTGCAAAACATCTTGGATATTTTAATGGAAAAAGATCTTCACATTAGAGTGCCAATTGAAGAAGTGGAACTCCTGATGAAAGTGGAGTCCTCAAACAAATAG
- the LOC140060507 gene encoding nuclear exosome regulator NRDE2-like isoform X1, with protein sequence MFPSAINIQTINKVGLDEKESGKDEESSSWLVNESFPATSKDEESCEVYQSLGKSQSGAVQIPTTKRKKYKHHDERAIKQRKDSRHSQKNDRLRDGKKGHKKKKKHKLGSDEDYRKRERDGTRDDRQKSRSKHPVSHATSEKSTSSKYKDESSFSAMGCKCVWIEDLGPKALDACCIDTKADKNNLCFESVHFSDAAFYKRLESSCLGLDHKQEINWYSHKQSKKSKKQKIDDDRYYSKKSMKVLTNEEDLVDFSGIGRNKKCLIENEKLSTDTFIPLENNADVENSESEIGFNRDEVDPLNIHDKATQYYLFGQTPHAVNDSKEDNKEPMRFDSWEGLITKQTEEYNKKLRENPNDVKLWMQFVKFQDEIALRGHSIYFSGETDDKRRKLSRLVLEKKIAILERAIVTNTSSLELKLEHVELCMEIWNSKELKEHWDKMIFQHPNDPLLWNAYLMFVQSQFSTFTFNKVLSVYGKCIGKLATIMEGQMSTHKPLPNTDLHLLGIFCQLCEVIRQSGYTEKAVCCYQAMIEFNLFGSHKLDATTPHNEQSAFLEIFWDSEEPKFGEKGANGWNSWMKMKQKGGWKQLPSSTEVSEVDEEIENDKIPESCVDTWQSWVYLETAREQRHFLPWKPDPDKDVTEDDCEDPERMVVFDDVSAFLFKIKSEELQYKLLLNFLRFLGVTVPTFGSSNDYEVCRHSMYALQHTDQIFFKSNYSLTDPINYDYKQLSVGVTSNCSQLGVGTTSESSQLTPPRIIGSFKQFVRNVLAQSLQLFTSNKRTTLLLIWIKFEYEQFDNGSINDDKSKKKAFKQHCKDVRKFAKCILKEEVNRNNLLLWEVYAKLEWKLGNVEEARRVIGTALGMSGQVMSGQEVRNSIPSLVASYTYLELDLDANVRSFITNKKEKMNNDGIDRLLKVLTWLGQGSEVFSNPESDETSALDILKARRGFQTNLDAKMETYKSALLSSEESDDLEYFLEYVCCYAWFQYITVGLQAATVVFEESLSFLKTHSAKKREFNDTYIDSFTTTLQKHYEDIFLNYIKLVIYHILRNPTPLTMIRSILQRALLAFPRSAVFLQLFISLEMKSLIIGRVRRYFDGSLQSSVSPVVWLYSIQAEMTRDDMLAKSRQELDTAISDINTGITHRIRSLFMKAVSDQATRHSVLIWRMFIQFEACRGDMKKAKSLFFRAIQCCPWAKVLYLDAVRYFPDELQNILDILMEKDLHIRVPIEEVELLMKVESSNK encoded by the exons AAAGTTCAAGTTGGCTGGTAAATGAAAGTTTTCCCGCCACTTCCAAGGACGAGGAATCATGCGAAGTTTACCAGTCATTAGGAAAGAGTCAGTCAGGCGCGGTGCAGATACCTACAACAAAGAGGAAGAAGTATAAGCATCATGATGAAAGAGCAATCAAACAAAGGAAGGATTCGCGACATTCACAGAAAAATGATCGATTGAGAGATGGTAAAAAAGGAcataagaaaaagaagaaacataAACTTGGTAGTGATGAAGATTACAGGAAAAGAGAAAGAGATGGTACAAGGGATGATAGACAGAAGAGTAGATCTAAACATCCAGTCAGTCATGCAACTTCTGAAAAATCAACTTCAAGTAAATATAAAGATGAGTCAAG TTTCTCAGCGATGGGATGTAAATGTGTGTGGATTGAAGATCTTGGGCCTAAGGCTTTGGACGCATGTTGCATAGACACAAAAGCCGATAAGAACAATCTATGTTTTGAATCTGTACATTTTTCCGACGCAGCATTTTATAAAAGACTGGAATCGTCGTGCCTCGGACTTGACCATAAGCAAGAAATAAATTGGTATAGTCACAAACAATCGAAAAAAAGTAAGAAGCAGAAGATTGATGATGACCGATACTATTCCAAGAAATCTATGAAAGTCTTGACGAATGAAGAGGATTTAGTTGATTTTTCGGGAATTGGTCGcaataaaaaatgtttgatcGAAAACGAGAAACTGTCTACTGATACTTTTATTCCTTTAGAAAATAATGCTGATGTTGAGAACTCTGAATCTGAAATAGGTTTTAATCGCGATGAAGTTGACCCGTTGAATATTCACGATAAAGCTACTCAGTATTACCTCTTCGGTCAAACTCCGCATGCTGTCAACGATTCAAAGGAAGACAATAAAGAACCCATGAGATTTGATTCATGGGAAGGACTGATCACAAAACAGACAGAAGAATACAACAAGAAATTACGAGAAAATCCAAACGATGTTAAACTTTGGATGCAGTTTGTTAAGTTTCAGGATGAAATTGCATTGCGTGGacatagtatttattttagcGGGGAAACAGACGATAAACGCCGAAAATTAAGTAGACTTGTTCTGGAGAAGAAGATTGCGATTTTAGAACGAGCAATTGTGACAAACACGTCATCTTTAGAATTAAAATTAGAGCATGTTGAACTCTGTATGGAAATATGGAATAGTAAAGAATTAAAGGAACATTGGGACAAAATGATTTTTCAGCACCCAAATGATCCATTGTTATGGAATGCTTACTTGATGTTTGTTCAGTCACAATTTTCCACGTTCACCTTTAATAAGGTGTTATCTGTTTATGGAAAATGTATTGGAAAGTTGGCTACAATAATGGAAGGTCAGATGTCCACTCACAAACCTTTACCCAACACTGATCTACATTTATTAG gtATATTCTGTCAGTTATGTGAGGTTATTCGTCAGAGTGGCTATACTGAAAAGGCTGTATGCTGTTACCAAGCTATGATAGAGTTTAATCTATTTGGATCCCACAAACTTGATGCAACAACACCGCATAATGAACAA AGTGCATTTCTGGAGATATTTTGGGACAGTGAAGAACCAAAATTCGGTGAGAAAGGTGCTAATGGCTGGAACTCATGGATGAAAATGAAGCAAAAAGGAGGATGGAAGCAATTGCCATCTTCCACTG AAGTAAGTGAAGTTGATGAAGAAATAGAGAATGACAAGATTCCAGAATCATGTGTTGATACTTGGCAAAGCTGGGTTTATCTGGAGACCGCTAGAGAGCAAAGACATTTTCTACCATGGAAACCTGATCCAGATAAAGATGTAACAGAAGATGATTGCGAAGATCCAGAGAGAATGGTAGTCTTTGATGATGTCAGTGCATTTCTCTTCAAGATAAAGTCAGAAGAACTGCAGTATAAACTTCTCTTGAACTTTTTACGCTTCCTTGGGGTAACGGTCCCAACATTTGGATCGTCCAATGATTATGAAGTTTGTAGACACTCTATGTATGCGTTACAGCATACTGACCAAATATTTTTTAAGTCTAACTATTCCTTAACAGACCCAATAAACTATGACTATAAACAGTTATCGGTAGGAGTCACCAGCAACTGTTCTCAACTGGGTGTTGGAACGACATCTGAATCAAGCCAGCTTACACCACCTAGAATAATTGgttcatttaaacaatttgtcAGAAATGTCTTGGCTCAATCTTTACAACTTTTCACTTCCAACAAACGGACTACTCTGCTACTTATTTGGATCAAATTTGAATACGAGCAGTTTGACAATGGTAGCATAAATGATGACAAATCAAAGAAGAAAGCTTTTAAACAGCATTGTAAGGATGTCAGAAAGTTTGCCAAGTGTATTCTGAAGGAGGAGGTCAACAGGAATAACCTTTTACTCTGGGAAGTTTATGCCAAACTTGAGTGGAAGCTTGGAAATGTGGAAGAAGCTCGACGAGTTATAGGAACTGCTCTTGGTATGAGTGGGCAGGTGATGTCTGGTCAAGAAGTCAGGAACTCTATACCAAGCTTAGTCGCATCTTATACATACTTAGAACTGGACTTAGATGCTAATGTAAGATCATTCATTACCAACAAGAAAGAAAAGATGAATAATGATGGAATTGATCGACTTCTTAAGGTATTGACATGGCTAGGTCAAGGTTCAGAAGTATTTTCAAACCCAGAATCTGATGAAACATCTGCTCTTGACATTTTGAAAGCAAGACGAggatttcaaacaaatttggATGCTAAAATGGAAACGTACAAGAGTGCTTTGCTTTCCTCAGAGGAATCAGACGATTTAGAATACTTTCTTGAGTATGTGTGTTGTTATGCATGGTTCCAGTACATTACTGTTGGATTACAAGCAGCTACTGTTGTCTTTGAAGAAAGCCTTTCTTTTCTAAAGACTCATTCTGCCAAGAAAAGAGAATTTAACGACACTTATATTGATTCTTTCACCACAACCCTACAAAAACATTATGAGGATATATTTCTAAATTATATCAAACTTGTGATTTATCACATACTAAGAAACCCAACCCCATTGACAATGATTCGCAGTATCCTACAGAGGGCGCTTTTGGCTTTTCCTCGCAGTGCTGTATTCTTACAGCTGTTCATTTCGCTTGAGATGAAGTCATTGATTATCGGTAGAGTGCGAAGGTATTTTGATGGGAGTCTACAATCATCCGTTTCACCAGTGGTATGGCTTTATAGCATACAAGCTGAGATGACAAGAGACGACATGTTGGCTAAGTCAAGACAGGAGCTTGATACTGCAATATCAG ACATCAACACTGGAATAACACATAGAATACGTTCTTTATTCATGAAGGCTGTTTCTGATCAGGCTACCAGACATAGTGTACTCATATGGAGAATGTTTATACAGTTTGAG GCTTGTCGTGGGGACATGAAGAAGGCCAAGTCATTATTCTTTCGGGCTATACAGTGTTGTCCCTGGGCTAAG GTTCTGTATCTAGATGCTGTTCGATACTTTCCAGATGAACTGCAAAACATCTTGGATATTTTAATGGAAAAAGATCTTCACATTAGAGTGCCAATTGAAGAAGTGGAACTCCTGATGAAAGTGGAGTCCTCAAACAAATAG